tcatccaggtcagcatcagaattaacaggcatcagaacttcaggagcagcaacagcagcctgatgagcacgcacaggctctttcttggggtcaatagggtccgggtcaaaaagagtgtcttcatctctgtcttcagactttgcagccgcggtggcaactggcagaggctcaagggtggccaggggtgggggagggacactgggttccacgatctcactttttgactttaacatctttaaaatagttctccaaatgaccaacaaatgtttcacagtgtcactgcccttCGTGGCTGCGTTCTTTGGAGCTTTCctgatccctgctgtcttcccagccttttgttttaacagggtattatatatagcttgccaaatcttatctccaaattttcgccattctgctaattcatggacagtgtgagtgttaacaaaacatcccttagactgtccataagctaacagtccctgcagctctttctgcaggtcgatccctttagcctgccgcttttgtaagaaggcagtaaataaatcatacgccgcttgcctttccataccttagcgcgcttgttgcagccccttcaggtttcggcggcgcgtatcggccgggctcgtctatacggtcacccagggtccggcgcttaaaatcttgagatcttggcgctttgaccgtcctgtggctgcgatcaggacccgagcacaacttacgtcgtcccaccgtggtgttcgagggatcgcgtcggggtcaccatttgtgggaatagccgggagacgagctcattagatgatgaccaacaagtctcatttattgctaagcagatggatacttatatacctttcttgcatgtttatagtctggttacagagagatcattggcttatagcttttacatgttacaagatcattggtttatagcttctacatttttgcagctacaccgtgcacccccccaccatcctccttctcatgcacttatcacttagtggccttggctgtgattggtcatagtatgttgctgtttgccggtgtccttcagttcctcattatctggcgtgagaggtttgcaccatgttctacgcagatgtcttgtttcagctcgttgatcggaacgtgaccttttgacctttttcgacaagccaatcctccacaattttttcccaagtcccaaGTTCAAAGGCTTCGCCAACCCCCTGgattaagtccttctccttaataccgcgcttttctaaaaagcaatttaataaatttagggcagcttgcctctccatacccccttttaaggTGCTCGTGCTCTGTTGCCCTACAAGGcttcggctgctcctcctccttggtgcaaTGCTGTCGATACAGCCACTGCAAGTCCGGCGGCGCCCAGATCCCGTCTATACGGTCATCCTTTTGCGCAATGCGCTGCTTTGACCCTCTGGGGCAAAATCGGAGCCAAGTGCCAGTTTTCACAGCCGTGGTGTTGTTACCATCCAAGCGAAGACAAgtatcacgtcggggtcaccatttgtcgtgaaaggaagacttggacgactcaatatgagttaacagcaagcttcgtttactgggcttctaccttcagttaatataacagtaaatatgcaaatactaggcacttgattggttctggcacaaataaggcattgcgtaagctctacatttttgcagctacaccgtgcacccctccaccatcctctttctcatgcacttatcgcttagtgtccttggctgtgattggtcatagtatgttgctgtttgctggtgtccttcagttcctcattatctggtgtgagaagtctgcaccatgttctacacagatgtcttgtttcagctcgttgatgggaacgtgacctttttcgacaagccaatcccccacatatttaaatgttctttaatgGAATAACACTTTGGTTTTATAGCTGAGCTGTTACAGTAGCTCCTTGCTTCTAAACTGTGATGTACGTGGATGTGACTAAACCTgtcctgtttggtttttgttcttcCCCAAGGAGGAGGACCGCTCTGACGCCAAGTGGCGTTTTGGGCCATCAGCAGCAAAACGTCCACGGCTGTGAAGATGCGTTGAAGATTTTATTGTTCTATGTTTGTTCTTCACCTGTTCTAATGTTCTTTTGTTGTTAAACtgtagttgttttgttgttaaactgtagtgattttgtttttaaatggtagttgttttgttgttttatcgtagggtttttttgttatacTTTTGTTCTACCCTTGTTGTTGTAACAATTAGACTAACATTTTTACCATAGTTTTGCTatcattttactgttttttaactgtCAATATGTAATTCCCACCCCTCACCGCACCCCCCATCCCCTTTTTATGTCCCCACTTCAAATAAACAGTCTGTGTTCACAGCTGCCTTCCCCGTGTTTGGTTCCTGGGCCAGGGCACAGGGTGCCGCTTTCCCGCACCCTCTGCTTGTGGGTACTGGCTTCTCCTGTTCAAACACAGCTGTGTGGTCGAACAACagttattatcattattattattattattgctccTTATTATTTCACTGGTGTTCCTCCACTTTGCTTCTGTTTGGAGCAGTGGCAATTTCAGTGCAGGACTGCAAAAAACATGCTGGAAAGGACAGTGGTGAGACAGAAACTCTGCTCTGGGTCATCCTTACAGTAATATTAAAAGCATGGTACCTCTGGAGCTCTTTGGATTCTGCTCTGTCTATGGCCAAGTAGCTGCTTCTTACGCACAACCACCAAACGCTTTGGTCACGGAAGCGAATTTCATGATCACAATTGTACTATATTATAACTGCTTTACAGAAGTGCCTTGCTGGAAATCACTTAACTCACATGGTTCTTCCTGCTTACCCATTCCTCATCTTGTGATGTGAGAAATGAAAGAGAGCTTGTAGATcccactgccagggctgggttAGTTCATTGAGACCAACCTGTAAGTGGGTGTGATGCACTGCTTGGTGTTTTCACCAGCTCTGCCGTGCTTACTAGGTGTCAAGAAGCTTACTTTCAGAACAAAAGCTCTAGGAGGAGCAATGACTCATCTGATAACCAAGCTGAGCTGATGGAATTTGAGAGCTGATTcatggcacaggcagccagTCTCCAAGGAAACTATGGGAAGGACTGGGTGCAGTTACAAacccccagttttccccatttcccacCCTCCAGACCTGGGaatcagccttaaaaagaaattgcactgtaaaaacccagctttggtgAATTGGTTGGAGGGGACCCGTATCTGGCACTGTGATATTGCGTGAGTCCTGCTtggtaggagaaagaaaaggtgaagtaggtgtgaaggaaagaggcaaaaccccagtgctgctggttcAGCCCCTACCCTTCCCGTGGTGAACGGTGCCTCTCTCTGGAGAGCTGGAATTGCACATTCTGCCTAGTTGAAACCAgacatttttccagttttggtTTGTGGAGGGAAATGTGGAGTGAAATTTTGCCCATAGTGAGAGGGCTGAAGTAACCACCTCAAACatcagcccagccccagctatGTGCAGGCCTTGCAGcttgctcagcactgccttGGAGCCTCCGGTTGTGTTACTTGCTTTCACTGTCTCCCAAGCTCCAGTAAAAACCCCAGGAATGACACGCCACAAAGGCAGGATTTTTTCCAGGAGGTATTTTGTATCGGGGAAAAACCCATTGGAGTGTCAGAGTGGGTGTCACGGTGTTCCCCCTTCAATGGATATTCATGTATTgtcctgcctttgaaagggattggaatacagctttaacaaaattaataattgcCCAGTGGAGGTCTGGATTCATCAACAGAGGCTCctaagtgtgctgctgctggctgggggaaggatgcCAGGGAGTGGGGAAATGTCATGGAATTCTTGCTCAAATCCAGCCGGCAATCACTCCAGAAATTGCCTAGTTGAGGCACTGCATTTAGGAAACCCCATTCCCAGCTTAATTATAGACAGAGCCatggaaggaaaggcaatctCAACACACAGGCTTTATAGCTGCCCCTGGAAATATTGCCTGACACTGGGAATCCTATTCCTCGTAGCCAtctgcagtgggagcagagctaGAAAACAGGGCAAGTGCCCTGTGCCTCCATCGCCTCccagcagaaaagccttgtcTGTACGGACCATTGCTCTTTGTATCCCCTAGCCATAAcccctgccttcctcagaaTCCTGTGCTGGTCAGGAATGTCCAGGATGTCTGCATCCGTGGCACCAGCtggactctgcagagccaggactgctgtggCTCTGTGCAAATCCACAttatcccctgcatcccagtgggaTGTATGGCATGGCTGGTGCTTCCTCGAAACCTTCAGTGGCTGCATTTATGCTCTGAGCCCCCCTTTCACACacacttcatccttcctgaGGGTGCTTCAGCACAGGGCCTTTCCTTGGAAGGTGCCTCTGTTGGTGCCTCAGTTCGAGACATAGCAGCTGGAAGGACTTCTGTGTCCTttaagagaggagaaaagaaagaaaatgaaatgtagcTGCTCCTCTCACAGGGGAGAGGAAGCTGTGACTTGTGCAGTTGCAATCCTGCCCCAGGAaggtttttcctccctctgtgaCTTTCCCCACCTGGAGTTGATTTAATCAGTTCTGCCTGTCCCAAGGACTTGCAGCAGTGGTgtgatgctgtttctctgcattttgcagaagggaggggagagctCTGTCTGGACACTGTCCTCAAGGAAGCCGTGCCGTTAGAGTATCTTCTATGTAGCCCAAGTCAGAGACCCACAAGATCAGGGCTTTTCGGGAACAAATGGCGCACAGAGGATTAACAGACTGCACCTTTGTCATGTGTTCAACCTGCCTGGGCTCGGGAAGCATCACTGCCAGCAGCTCACAGAGCCTGGGCAGGCTGTGGGTGCCCAAGAGCCAGCAATTTCaggcttccttccctcctcctgcacaaCCCGCTCTCAGGCCCCCAGGGGCAGGCATTATGTCCCTTCCCGTGTCTGGAGAGGACTTTCAGaagtgtccctgtgtcccctcAGCTCCCCCCTGCCGTTCTAACCAGCAAGTGTTGAACAAAAAGCTCAGGAACCTGAGCAGAGCTTTGGCAGAGCCAAGCTACCCAACCGAAAAGCTGTCTCCCATAGCTTCCCTCTGCCCAGGCACGCTTCCTGCCTAGGGTTTCATTGTCCCTGCTCGGGGCACCTCTGACACAGCTGGCCTCCAGGTACAGGGCCCTGGCACTACAAGCCTGCGGGTGCTGCCCTGGCAGCTGTGTTGCCCTGCGTGCCCAGCACtgtgcttccttctcctcttccctcctctcctctccaccctccacagcagagctgtgcagccaTGGCAGGGCACACTGCCAGAGACCAGAAGGGGCAGGGACCAccaagagcagggctgcagccgagCTGCTATAGCAAAGTCTTGGGACAGGACTGCCCTTCAGTAGGACTGAAACTCCTCTGTCCTGCAGTGGCCTTGCCCTGCCCCACCAAAGCTCACCCACCGCTGAGTGCGTATGCCACAGCCACCAAGGAAAGACCCACAGTGTCAGACACAGTGCTTTGCATAGAGGTCTTTACTGATCAGATGGAAGCACTGCTGGTAACAGCCTGGCTGGCCGGCGCTGCTGCTTGTGATCCTGGAGGAGGCTTTTGCTGGACATCAATCTTGGGAGCCTCTGTGCCTCAGAGGCTTTCCTGGATCCCACCGTTGTGCATTGGATCTGCTCCCCAGAGCTGAGGAACTGAATAGAAAGCTCTGCAGCCTTGCGTGCAGAGAGAGGTGCAGGGCAACACTACAGTTCTAGTCAAGACACATGTGGTGAGATCTGCTTCTGGCTGGAGAGATCAGAGCCATGGTGCCTGGGATGCGATCCCAGCCTGCAGGGCTCCACACCATGAGAGCTGTCAGGAGAAGACCCCCTTGGCCCAGGGTTTGCAGGAAGTCGAAGGAAGAAAGGGCAGTGCTAGGCAAGGGATATGTTTGGAGATCTGATACaaatccataaatcatcagcttctcccccttatcaatagacccagacattcgcatttccttgtcaatagttgcttatcagtagaaccaggcctctgtctcctccccttatcagtagtctgtgccttgttctgcttagtaagcatgataggtgcttacaacagacaatacttttgtttaagcaaggggtTCTTCTAactgttataaattgagaccacaacggatcataatccaattaaaattttattaattatagcaagtagaatatgagcaaaaacagcgctggacgacaggggagtctgcgctccgccagcGTGCCTGTATTGTTCCCTTGTACATTtgttaaccctgtatcaatgTGAGGAGGTTGGAACCAGATTTGGGTGCGTAGCCCTGGTtgcccagcgctgcaataaagcacctcatataaccatgcCGGTGGTTACGTGTTTGTTCCGACGCTAACACCCCGTTCCCCCTGCATTCCCCCCTCGCCAGGCCGTGCTTCCCTCTGGGCTCCCTCCTGCTCGCCGCCCTTTTGGCTCTTGGACCCTGCCACCGCTGCTCTCTCCCCCTCCGCCTCCTCAGCGCGCCCCACACCGCTGCTCCTCCGCAGCCGCTCCGGCTCGCTCCGGCCCTTCTCCCCGGGCTCACTTCCCCCGACCTTTCCCACGCGCTCTTCCCGCCCGCTCTGGCCTATGCCCAGGGGACGGTGGCCCAGCAGGgcctggcagcaggaggagcgCCCCGGGGCATGCTGGGAGCTGTAGTGCTAGGGCAGCGGCTGCCGGCGGCCATGCTGGTGTTGGGTGTTGCAGCTTCTGCTGGGGCTGCGGCCCAGCTCGGGGGAGGGCCGGGGCCAGCGCTGAGGCGAGCGAGCCCCTGGGGAGATGGAGACACCCCCGCTGTGGGCACAGGCACCGGGCACCGCAACTGCCAGAGCCCCCCGAGCTGCCCCAGCCCGGCCTGCACCCTGCAGCTGGCCCTGGGCCTGcccaggaggaaaggggagagcgcagagaggcagagaaagaagggCCTGGGCTGAAGAGTTTCCCTGGCAGGACGGAGAGCGGGAGCTGTGGTGAGTGCCCGGCCTCTCCCAGTGCTGGTGGTAGGTTTGTTACTTTTTAGTCCTTTTCTCCAGAGTTCAAGCAACTATGGATGTGTGACACTGGGGAAGTCCGTTGGTTGATGGCAATAAACATAAATGGTCATTGGCTGCTTTGGCTGAAGTCTGTGATTCTTGAAGCTGCACTCAAAACACCTCGTTATGTCCCCTCCCTTTGCTGGCTCTGTGGCACGGGCAGCTGAGCACCGCAGAGGGGCTGCGTCCGCCGCAGGGTGTTTCACCCTGGCTGGATGTTGCCGGGAGGGTCACTGTAGTGACATCCTGGGGATGACAGGATGGTCACTGTGTGAGGTCAGGCTGGGGTGACAGCAGGGACACGGGCAGCTCAGGGCGGTGACAGGCCCAGGTGTGACAGGTCCCCCTCCCCTTGGGGGTGCTTGGAGCTGCACGTGACACGAGCCTTTTGTCACAATGCGCTGGGTTGCCTGGGTGCGCTGTGTTGTCACACCTGGCGaaggctggggcagaggtgcTTGAGTCACCGTAGAGGCTGGTCAGGCCTCAGCGTGCTGCACGCGGGAGAGGACACTGAGGCCAAGCTAGGGCTCTGGGGAACTCTCCTCCCCTGGGCTTTGAGGAGGACTGGGGCAGGTGCCGACATAACGGCACGGCTCACTTGCTCACTTGCTGAGGGCCATAGCCTGGAGCTGTTAAGGTGGCAAAGCCAGGGCCTCGCTACGCCACGATGGAGGCCTGAGGCTCTGTCAGCCGAGGCTGCCTGATGTGTCAGGGCCTGGCTGTGGCAGAGTGCTGCAACCTCCAAACGCCATTGGCCAGCACAAACTCGGCCCGTGCTGCTCACCCCAGCCTCCTCGGTGGGCTTTGCCGCGAGCCCTCACCTTCGTAGAGGCTGCAAGGCCTCTCTCTGTCATTTGCCGAGCTAGACACAGTAGTGGAGCAGGCACTGCCTGGCCCCGACCATGTCTTGCATCCACTACAAgttcttctccaagctgaactaTGACACGGTCACCTTCGGTGGCCTCAACATCTCCCTTTGCGACCTCAAGTGCAAGATCATGCGCAAGGAGAAGCTGAAGGCAGCCAACTGTGATCTGCAGATCAGCAATGCCCAGACCAAAGAAGGTATGTGTGCGCAGCATGTGCAGGGCTTTGGGGATGTCCTGGCTGGCGACGCTGCAGACCACCCCATGACGGCCGCAGCCAGCGGCAGCCGCATTCTGCCTTTTATGGCTCATCCCCACATAGTATGAGTGAGCCTGGGGCCCATCCCGCCAGGTGGCAGGAGCACCAAGAGGGTAAGCGGTGCCGGGGATTAAGTGGGGTGGTGTCATGAAATCTGATTTAGCGTCCTGCCGGCTACACCAGTTTGTCAGATGTGCACACTGAGTCACAATGTCCAGAACAGAGCCCCCAGCTTTCTAAACCCCTGAGGGGAGCCTAGGTGAAGCTAGGTCTAGCCTTAGTCTCAGGCTTGGTCAATGGTTTATGTCCAATGGaatgttgaaaaagaaaatcaaggtAGAATCAAGCTAAAATGATTTGCATAGAAaccaaagatgaaaaaaaaaggagacccTCCCACTGAGACACAAAGTTCAGAGTGGACCCCCTGGCTTTCTAAACTCCTGGTGGAGCCTAGGTGTGGCTGGATCTAGTCTTAGTGTCGGACTTGATCAAGCAAATGTAAAGCACTGAGCAGATGAGAAGTGTGGCTTTGGATGGATTAAGCTCCAAGAAATAGACAAAGGTGGCAGGctctcttctgcattctttCACTCTggagcaccagcagcagaagtgaCTCAGTTAACAGTGGCGAAAGCAGTGGATCTGAGTTTTCATGCCTTCACTAATGCCTGGCTTGTTTCAGAGCAAGCTAGTCAGACTTTAGAACCTGGTTTATGCAGGTGAGactgtggtggtttgtttttctccagagaTCTATGGGTTTTGTAGCCgaagagaagcaaaagcacCTTCAGTTAGTTCAGGAAAGCACCCCCTGTATTAGCAGCTGTCCTGTAGTGACCTCCGAGACCATTTTGCTGTTGGCGttcaaactgtttttaaaaaaggaaaaagatttagCTGCTGGTGTTTGGTTCTCAAACCTGAAAATGTCTTGAAAGGTACTGTTAGTGTGTTCAGACAGCGAAAGCACGATGTTACATCTAAAACTTGGCTTCTGTATCTGTAAAGGCCTTCTCTGAAGTGCCGTGTAGTTAATTATGTATTAATACATGTCCCTTTGAatgtctttttctgtatttctgttggtTTCAGAATACACAGAAGATGCCCTGATTCCTAAAAACTCTTTGgtaattgttaaaagaatcccTGCTGGAGGAGTTAAAGCTACGCGCAAAACAGATGTTA
The Lathamus discolor isolate bLatDis1 chromosome 14, bLatDis1.hap1, whole genome shotgun sequence genome window above contains:
- the LOC136021899 gene encoding E3 ubiquitin-protein ligase RBBP6-like → MSCIHYKFFSKLNYDTVTFGGLNISLCDLKCKIMRKEKLKAANCDLQISNAQTKEEYTEDALIPKNSLVIVKRIPAGGVKATRKTDVTSQTEPASRTSEAVCKNPPSPFFLHTALNSKQCSFVLIFQTLSSSVLQ